A single genomic interval of Gossypium raimondii isolate GPD5lz chromosome 11, ASM2569854v1, whole genome shotgun sequence harbors:
- the LOC105761805 gene encoding ethylene-insensitive protein 2 isoform X2 encodes MEAEAGNVNLQPGGVYRLLPAVLPVLLIAIGYIDPGKWVVTIEGGARFGFDLVIPMLLFNFAAILCQYLSARIGIVTGKDLAQICCDEYEKTTRIFLGVQAELSMIVLDLTMVLGVAHGINLLFGIDLSTSVFLAALDAVLFPVFASLLDHCRASLLCMYAAGFVLLSYVSGVLIGQPEISLTMAGMLTKLSGESAFALMSLLGASIMPHNFYLHSSIVQYQGPSNISKSILCHNHFFAIVCVFSGLFLVNYLLMNSAANVFHSAGLVLLTFQDAMSLLEQVFRNGVLSIIFMLVMFLSNQITASTWNLGGQVVLHGFLGLEIPGWLHRATIRNIASVPALYCVWTSGVEGIYQLLIFTQVMMALLLPSSVIPLFRVASSRPIMGVYKISPVVEFLALTTFMGMLGLKIIFVVEMIFGDSDWASNLRSNAGISMSVPFVVLLVTAGASFSLMLWLAATPLKSASSLYEVQAWKWDLNRTVPEAAIKREETGLSETRYHGDGPARIGERSSIPEKSTESSLDLSSSDYDLDLPETIMESDQEICLSTVNENSSNIIQPSPSVCSTEESVSITDPASTVVNEAAGDDLPSTKTPQIESTNPMERTVSLEGDLLIDDLGETWEPEEPSKPPSGSISSLTSDGPPSFRSLSGKNDDCGSGTGSLSRLAGLGRAARRQLAAILDEFWGQLYDLHGQPTQEAKKLDVLLGIDSKLVKVDTTGKEHGGYFPSVGGRTSDTLISSSPYVYSRGSSPMWSSHMQLLDAYVQNSRRNVDSGERRHSSLRTAMSGDTWDYQPATVHGYQMKSYLNRIAKDRNSDSFNGQMELQAPNSPALGPTNYRNSMALTLEQKLQNRITPAHEPGFQNVAVSINSPLQSEGSYYNIGSPGTNDNSGISVNTKKYHSLPSISGLSVPHRGLYMSEKNAPWDSSNGYGPAAGQPMFSNAGSRTRVPLVFDELSQPKGYQDAFPVQLSSSPGSGSLWSRQPFEQFGVAEKKRTAGSEVPGSGLNSMSWDTASGMDLESKLLQSFRHCIVKLLKLDGSDWLFRQNDGADEDLIDRVAARERFLYDAEAKQMNQAICTGESQYSSPEKKYGSTLKSNEASLANILISSVPQCGEGCIWKADLIISFGVWCIHRILDLSLMESRPELWGKYTYVLNHLQGVIDPAFSKPRSPMLPCFCLQIPADYQQRSSPPVSNGMLPPTAKPGRGKCTNAATLLDIIKDVEIAISCRKGRSGTAAGDVAFPRGKENLASVLKRYKRRLSNLVGTHEGLGSHKVPTSAPLSASYGS; translated from the exons ATGGAAGCCGAGGCAGGGAATGTGAACCTCCAACCTGGTGGTGTTTATCGGTTGCTTCCTGCTGTTTTACCTGTTCTTCTAATAGCGATCGGGTACATCGACCCAGGGAAGTGGGTTGTAACTATCGAAGGAGGTGCTcgttttggttttgatttggtAATCCCAATGCTTCTTTTCAATTTCGCTGCCATTTTGTGTCAATACCTATCGGCTAGAATCGGTATAGTCACCGGAAAAGATCTTGCTCAG ATTTGCTGTGATGAGTACGAGAAAACGACTCGAATTTTCTTAGGAGTTCAAGCAGAGCTTTCCATGATTGTATTAGACCTTACTATG GTTTTGGGTGTTGCACACGGGATAAATCTTCTCTTTGGGATTGATTTGTCAACAAGTGTTTTTTTAGCTGCTCTCGATGCTGTTTTATTCCCGGTTTTCGCCTCTCTCTTG GATCACTGCAGGGCAAGTTTACTATGCATGTATGCAGCTGGTTTCGTATTGCTTTCTTATGTTTCCGGAGTGCTCATCGGTCAACCCGAAATTTCTCTTACCATGGCTGGGATGCTAACTAAGTTGAGTGGCGAGAGTGCATTTGCGTTGATGAGTCTCCTTGGAGCAAGCATCATGCCCCATAATTTTTATCTACATTCTTCTATTGTTCAG TATCAAGGACCGTCAAATATTTCAAAGAGTATCTTATGCCACAACCATTTCTTTGCCATCGTATGCGTCTTCAGTGGCCTTTTTCTCGTAAATTACTTGCTGATGAACTCGGCCGCAAATGTCTTCCATAGTGCCGGCCTCGTCTTGCTCACTTTTCAAGATGCTATGTCACTACTCGAACag GTGTTTAGGAATGGAGTACTGTCCATAATCTTTATGCTGGTTATGTTCTTATCGAATCAAATTACTGCATCAACCTGGAATCTCGGAGGGCAAGTTGTTTTGCACGGTTTCCTCGGGCTTGAAATACCGGGTTGGCTTCATCGTGCAACAATCAGAAATATTGCATCGGTTCCGGCTCTTTATTGTGTTTGGACTTCCGGAGTCGAAGGGATATATCAGTTGCTTATCTTCACTCAGGTTATGATGGCTCTTTTACTTCCATCATCAGTGATCCCTCTCTTTCGGGTTGCTTCATCGAGACCGATCATGGGTGTCTATAAGATATCTCCAGTTGTTGAGTTTCTGGCACTGACTACATTCATGGGGATGCTCGGGTTAAAGATAATATTCGTGGTAGAAATGATTTTTGGGGATAGTGATTGGGCCAGTAATTTGAGATCGAATGCTGGTATTAGCATGTCTGTTCCGTTTGTTGTTCTTCTCGTAACTGCTGGTGCATCGTTTTCTTTGATGCTTTGGTTAGCTGCTACTCCTTTAAAATCCGCTAGTTCCTTGTACGAAGTTCAAGCATGGAAATGGGACTTGAATAGAACTGTTCCCGAGGCAGCTATAAAGAGAGAAGAAACTGGTTTAAGTGAAACTAGATATCATGGAGATGGACCTGCTCGTATCGGGGAAAGATCATCAATACCCGAAAAGTCTACTGAGAGTAGTTTGGATTTATCTTCTTCGGATTATGATCTCGATTTGCCCGAAACAATTATGGAGTCTGACCAGGAAATATGTTTGAGTACTGTTAACGAGAACTCTTCTAATATTATACAGCCTAGTCCCTCTGTTTGTAGCACCGAGGAGTCAGTATCTATAACTGATCCAGCTTCAACGGTAGTTAACGAGGCTGCTGGCGATGATTTGCCGAGCACTAAAACTCCACAGATTGAATCGACGAATCCCATGGAGAGAACAGTGAGTTTAGAGGGAGATCTCCTGATCGATGACCTCGGAGAAACTTGGGAGCCCGAAGAGCCATCAAAACCTCCTTCGGGAAGTATCTCGTCATTAACATCGGACGGCCCTCCTTCATTCCGGAGTCTCAGTGGGAAAAACGATGACTGTGGGAGTGGTACCGGAAGTCTCTCTAGATTAGCCGGATTAGGTCGTGCTGCAAGGCGTCAATTAGCTGCCATTCTTGATGAATTTTGGGGACAACTATACGATCTTCACGGCCAACCTACCCAAGAAGCAAAGAAACTCGATGTATTATTAGGTATTGATTCTAAGCTCGTAAAAGTGGATACTACCGGGAAAGAACATGGTGGGTATTTCCCTTCAGTAGGAGGAAGAACATCCGATACACTGATCAGTTCAAGTCCGTATGTGTATTCAAGAGGATCATCTCCAATGTGGTCAAGTCACATGCAATTATTAGATGCTTATGTTCAAAATTCGCGCCGTAATGTTGATTCTGGTGAAAGGAGGCACTCTAGTTTACGAACTGCAATGTCTGGTGACACATGGGATTATCAACCAGCTACGGTACACGGATATCAAATGAAATCTTATCTGAATCGAATTGCGAAAGATAGAAACTCCGATAGCTTTAATGGTCAAATGGAGTTACAAGCACCGAATTCTCCAGCCCTCGGACCTACAAATTATCGAAACTCCATGGCTTTGACATTAGAGCAAAAATTGCAAAACAGGATAACTCCTGCTCACGAACCCGGATTTCAGAATGTTGCGGTTTCTATAAATAGCCCGTTACAATCTGAAGGATCTTATTATAACATTGGCTCGCCTGGAACTAATGATAATTCTGGGATATCTGTCAATACAAAGAAGTATCATAGCTTACCATCCATATCAGGGCTCTCTGTTCCTCATCGGGGCCTATACATGTCCGAGAAGAATGCTCCATGGGACAGTTCCAATGGATATGGACCGGCTGCTGGTCAGCCTATGTTTTCAAATGCCGGGTCAAGGACCAGAGTTCCATTGGTCTTTGATGAGCTTTCTCAACCAAAGGGCTATCAAGATGCTTTTCCAGTACAGTTGAGTTCAAGTCCAGGCAGTGGATCCCTTTGGTCTCGACAACCTTTTGAACAGTTTGGTGTAGCTGAGAAGAAACGAACTGCTGGTAGTGAAGTACCTGGAAGTGGGTTGAACTCAATGTCATGGGATACAGCTTCTGGCATGGATTTAGAGTCCAAGCTTCTTCAATCTTTCCGACATTGTATAGTAAAGCTCTTGAAATTAGACGGGTCCGACTGGTTATTTAGACAAAATGATGGAGCCGACGAGGATTTAATCGATCGTGTAGCCGCAAGGGAGAGGTTTCTTTACGATGCTGAAGCTAAACAGATGAACCAGGCTATTTGTACGGGCGAATCTCAATACTCATCTCCAGAAAAGAAGTACGGTTCAACACTGAAGAGCAACGAGGCAAGTCTCGccaacattttaatttcatctgtTCCTCAGTGTGGCGAGGGCTGCATTTGGAAAGCCGATTTAATAATAAGCTTTGGCGTATGGTGCATTCATCGGATCCTTGATCTTTCGCTGATGGAAAGCCGACCCGAGCTGTGGGGAAAATACACTTACGTTCTTAATCATCTCCAG GGTGTCATAGATCCGGCATTTTCGAAACCCCGTTCCCCAATGTTACCCTGCTTCTGCCTTCAAATCCCGGCAGATTACCAGCAAAGGTCGAGTCCTCCAGTTTCAAACGGAATGTTGCCCCCAACCGCGAAACCTGGCCGGGGCAAGTGTACGAATGCAGCCACACTCTTGGATATAATCAAGGACGTTGAGATCGCTATTTCTTGCCGGAAAGGTCGATCGGGCACTGCTGCCGGCGACGTAGCTTTCCCGAGGGGAAAAGAGAACTTGGCTTCTGTTCTTAAACGCTACAAACGCAGATTGTCCAATCTAGTTGGCACACATGAAGGCCTCGGTTCACACAAGGTCCCTACATCAGCTCCTCTGTCGGCTTCTTATGGATCATAG
- the LOC105761805 gene encoding ethylene-insensitive protein 2 isoform X1 encodes MEAEAGNVNLQPGGVYRLLPAVLPVLLIAIGYIDPGKWVVTIEGGARFGFDLVIPMLLFNFAAILCQYLSARIGIVTGKDLAQICCDEYEKTTRIFLGVQAELSMIVLDLTMVLGVAHGINLLFGIDLSTSVFLAALDAVLFPVFASLLDHCRASLLCMYAAGFVLLSYVSGVLIGQPEISLTMAGMLTKLSGESAFALMSLLGASIMPHNFYLHSSIVQQYQGPSNISKSILCHNHFFAIVCVFSGLFLVNYLLMNSAANVFHSAGLVLLTFQDAMSLLEQVFRNGVLSIIFMLVMFLSNQITASTWNLGGQVVLHGFLGLEIPGWLHRATIRNIASVPALYCVWTSGVEGIYQLLIFTQVMMALLLPSSVIPLFRVASSRPIMGVYKISPVVEFLALTTFMGMLGLKIIFVVEMIFGDSDWASNLRSNAGISMSVPFVVLLVTAGASFSLMLWLAATPLKSASSLYEVQAWKWDLNRTVPEAAIKREETGLSETRYHGDGPARIGERSSIPEKSTESSLDLSSSDYDLDLPETIMESDQEICLSTVNENSSNIIQPSPSVCSTEESVSITDPASTVVNEAAGDDLPSTKTPQIESTNPMERTVSLEGDLLIDDLGETWEPEEPSKPPSGSISSLTSDGPPSFRSLSGKNDDCGSGTGSLSRLAGLGRAARRQLAAILDEFWGQLYDLHGQPTQEAKKLDVLLGIDSKLVKVDTTGKEHGGYFPSVGGRTSDTLISSSPYVYSRGSSPMWSSHMQLLDAYVQNSRRNVDSGERRHSSLRTAMSGDTWDYQPATVHGYQMKSYLNRIAKDRNSDSFNGQMELQAPNSPALGPTNYRNSMALTLEQKLQNRITPAHEPGFQNVAVSINSPLQSEGSYYNIGSPGTNDNSGISVNTKKYHSLPSISGLSVPHRGLYMSEKNAPWDSSNGYGPAAGQPMFSNAGSRTRVPLVFDELSQPKGYQDAFPVQLSSSPGSGSLWSRQPFEQFGVAEKKRTAGSEVPGSGLNSMSWDTASGMDLESKLLQSFRHCIVKLLKLDGSDWLFRQNDGADEDLIDRVAARERFLYDAEAKQMNQAICTGESQYSSPEKKYGSTLKSNEASLANILISSVPQCGEGCIWKADLIISFGVWCIHRILDLSLMESRPELWGKYTYVLNHLQGVIDPAFSKPRSPMLPCFCLQIPADYQQRSSPPVSNGMLPPTAKPGRGKCTNAATLLDIIKDVEIAISCRKGRSGTAAGDVAFPRGKENLASVLKRYKRRLSNLVGTHEGLGSHKVPTSAPLSASYGS; translated from the exons ATGGAAGCCGAGGCAGGGAATGTGAACCTCCAACCTGGTGGTGTTTATCGGTTGCTTCCTGCTGTTTTACCTGTTCTTCTAATAGCGATCGGGTACATCGACCCAGGGAAGTGGGTTGTAACTATCGAAGGAGGTGCTcgttttggttttgatttggtAATCCCAATGCTTCTTTTCAATTTCGCTGCCATTTTGTGTCAATACCTATCGGCTAGAATCGGTATAGTCACCGGAAAAGATCTTGCTCAG ATTTGCTGTGATGAGTACGAGAAAACGACTCGAATTTTCTTAGGAGTTCAAGCAGAGCTTTCCATGATTGTATTAGACCTTACTATG GTTTTGGGTGTTGCACACGGGATAAATCTTCTCTTTGGGATTGATTTGTCAACAAGTGTTTTTTTAGCTGCTCTCGATGCTGTTTTATTCCCGGTTTTCGCCTCTCTCTTG GATCACTGCAGGGCAAGTTTACTATGCATGTATGCAGCTGGTTTCGTATTGCTTTCTTATGTTTCCGGAGTGCTCATCGGTCAACCCGAAATTTCTCTTACCATGGCTGGGATGCTAACTAAGTTGAGTGGCGAGAGTGCATTTGCGTTGATGAGTCTCCTTGGAGCAAGCATCATGCCCCATAATTTTTATCTACATTCTTCTATTGTTCAG CAGTATCAAGGACCGTCAAATATTTCAAAGAGTATCTTATGCCACAACCATTTCTTTGCCATCGTATGCGTCTTCAGTGGCCTTTTTCTCGTAAATTACTTGCTGATGAACTCGGCCGCAAATGTCTTCCATAGTGCCGGCCTCGTCTTGCTCACTTTTCAAGATGCTATGTCACTACTCGAACag GTGTTTAGGAATGGAGTACTGTCCATAATCTTTATGCTGGTTATGTTCTTATCGAATCAAATTACTGCATCAACCTGGAATCTCGGAGGGCAAGTTGTTTTGCACGGTTTCCTCGGGCTTGAAATACCGGGTTGGCTTCATCGTGCAACAATCAGAAATATTGCATCGGTTCCGGCTCTTTATTGTGTTTGGACTTCCGGAGTCGAAGGGATATATCAGTTGCTTATCTTCACTCAGGTTATGATGGCTCTTTTACTTCCATCATCAGTGATCCCTCTCTTTCGGGTTGCTTCATCGAGACCGATCATGGGTGTCTATAAGATATCTCCAGTTGTTGAGTTTCTGGCACTGACTACATTCATGGGGATGCTCGGGTTAAAGATAATATTCGTGGTAGAAATGATTTTTGGGGATAGTGATTGGGCCAGTAATTTGAGATCGAATGCTGGTATTAGCATGTCTGTTCCGTTTGTTGTTCTTCTCGTAACTGCTGGTGCATCGTTTTCTTTGATGCTTTGGTTAGCTGCTACTCCTTTAAAATCCGCTAGTTCCTTGTACGAAGTTCAAGCATGGAAATGGGACTTGAATAGAACTGTTCCCGAGGCAGCTATAAAGAGAGAAGAAACTGGTTTAAGTGAAACTAGATATCATGGAGATGGACCTGCTCGTATCGGGGAAAGATCATCAATACCCGAAAAGTCTACTGAGAGTAGTTTGGATTTATCTTCTTCGGATTATGATCTCGATTTGCCCGAAACAATTATGGAGTCTGACCAGGAAATATGTTTGAGTACTGTTAACGAGAACTCTTCTAATATTATACAGCCTAGTCCCTCTGTTTGTAGCACCGAGGAGTCAGTATCTATAACTGATCCAGCTTCAACGGTAGTTAACGAGGCTGCTGGCGATGATTTGCCGAGCACTAAAACTCCACAGATTGAATCGACGAATCCCATGGAGAGAACAGTGAGTTTAGAGGGAGATCTCCTGATCGATGACCTCGGAGAAACTTGGGAGCCCGAAGAGCCATCAAAACCTCCTTCGGGAAGTATCTCGTCATTAACATCGGACGGCCCTCCTTCATTCCGGAGTCTCAGTGGGAAAAACGATGACTGTGGGAGTGGTACCGGAAGTCTCTCTAGATTAGCCGGATTAGGTCGTGCTGCAAGGCGTCAATTAGCTGCCATTCTTGATGAATTTTGGGGACAACTATACGATCTTCACGGCCAACCTACCCAAGAAGCAAAGAAACTCGATGTATTATTAGGTATTGATTCTAAGCTCGTAAAAGTGGATACTACCGGGAAAGAACATGGTGGGTATTTCCCTTCAGTAGGAGGAAGAACATCCGATACACTGATCAGTTCAAGTCCGTATGTGTATTCAAGAGGATCATCTCCAATGTGGTCAAGTCACATGCAATTATTAGATGCTTATGTTCAAAATTCGCGCCGTAATGTTGATTCTGGTGAAAGGAGGCACTCTAGTTTACGAACTGCAATGTCTGGTGACACATGGGATTATCAACCAGCTACGGTACACGGATATCAAATGAAATCTTATCTGAATCGAATTGCGAAAGATAGAAACTCCGATAGCTTTAATGGTCAAATGGAGTTACAAGCACCGAATTCTCCAGCCCTCGGACCTACAAATTATCGAAACTCCATGGCTTTGACATTAGAGCAAAAATTGCAAAACAGGATAACTCCTGCTCACGAACCCGGATTTCAGAATGTTGCGGTTTCTATAAATAGCCCGTTACAATCTGAAGGATCTTATTATAACATTGGCTCGCCTGGAACTAATGATAATTCTGGGATATCTGTCAATACAAAGAAGTATCATAGCTTACCATCCATATCAGGGCTCTCTGTTCCTCATCGGGGCCTATACATGTCCGAGAAGAATGCTCCATGGGACAGTTCCAATGGATATGGACCGGCTGCTGGTCAGCCTATGTTTTCAAATGCCGGGTCAAGGACCAGAGTTCCATTGGTCTTTGATGAGCTTTCTCAACCAAAGGGCTATCAAGATGCTTTTCCAGTACAGTTGAGTTCAAGTCCAGGCAGTGGATCCCTTTGGTCTCGACAACCTTTTGAACAGTTTGGTGTAGCTGAGAAGAAACGAACTGCTGGTAGTGAAGTACCTGGAAGTGGGTTGAACTCAATGTCATGGGATACAGCTTCTGGCATGGATTTAGAGTCCAAGCTTCTTCAATCTTTCCGACATTGTATAGTAAAGCTCTTGAAATTAGACGGGTCCGACTGGTTATTTAGACAAAATGATGGAGCCGACGAGGATTTAATCGATCGTGTAGCCGCAAGGGAGAGGTTTCTTTACGATGCTGAAGCTAAACAGATGAACCAGGCTATTTGTACGGGCGAATCTCAATACTCATCTCCAGAAAAGAAGTACGGTTCAACACTGAAGAGCAACGAGGCAAGTCTCGccaacattttaatttcatctgtTCCTCAGTGTGGCGAGGGCTGCATTTGGAAAGCCGATTTAATAATAAGCTTTGGCGTATGGTGCATTCATCGGATCCTTGATCTTTCGCTGATGGAAAGCCGACCCGAGCTGTGGGGAAAATACACTTACGTTCTTAATCATCTCCAG GGTGTCATAGATCCGGCATTTTCGAAACCCCGTTCCCCAATGTTACCCTGCTTCTGCCTTCAAATCCCGGCAGATTACCAGCAAAGGTCGAGTCCTCCAGTTTCAAACGGAATGTTGCCCCCAACCGCGAAACCTGGCCGGGGCAAGTGTACGAATGCAGCCACACTCTTGGATATAATCAAGGACGTTGAGATCGCTATTTCTTGCCGGAAAGGTCGATCGGGCACTGCTGCCGGCGACGTAGCTTTCCCGAGGGGAAAAGAGAACTTGGCTTCTGTTCTTAAACGCTACAAACGCAGATTGTCCAATCTAGTTGGCACACATGAAGGCCTCGGTTCACACAAGGTCCCTACATCAGCTCCTCTGTCGGCTTCTTATGGATCATAG